In Actinobacillus equuli, the genomic stretch ATTCCAACAAGACGGAAAATTTAATAATCAATTATATCAACAAGCATTACGTAATAACGGTTTAAGTGCTGACGGTTATGCTGCGATCGTAAATGAAGGAATGTTATTTTCTCAAATCCAAGAGGGGATTGTTGGCAGTCATTTTTCCGTACCGGCAGAACAAGAATTATTAGCTAAATTATTACTGCAAAAACGTCAGGTTCGTTTAGCAAATTATTCAGTTGCAGCTGAAGCGCAAAATCAGACCGCTTCAGGTGAAGAATTACAGGCTTATTATGATGCGCATAAAAACGCATTTGTTGAGCCGGAAAAACTGACTGTTGAGTATGTGACCTTAACACCGGAAAATGTGGCAAAAAATGTTCAAGTTACGGATGAACAAATTGCGACATATTATGAAAAAAATAAAGCGGATTATGTTACTCAAGGTGAAACGCATATCGCCCACATTCAAGTAGCAAACGAAGCGGAAGCGAAAGCACTTGAGCAACAGCTTGCTGGTGGTGCGGATTTTGCTGCATTGGCTAAAGCAAAATCAACTGATAAATTATCAGCGGCACAAGGCGGTGATTTAGGTTGGGCGAAAGCGGGAACTTTCCCGAAAGCGTTTGAAGATGCGGCGAATGGCTTACAAGTTGGTGCCGCTAGTCAAGCAATCAATGTAGATGGTGCTTATCACATCATTAAAGTATTAGCGCGTAAAAATGAACAAGCTATTCCGCTTGAGCAAGTAAAAGACAATATCGCTAAAACGATTCGTAATGAATTGTTATTAACCGAATATTCGAACCTAGCGCGTGAAATGGCAAATAAAGCGTTTGAAAATAACGGTTCATTAGAAAGCGTTGCACAAGCGGGTGGTGTAGCGATTCAAAAAACAGCGCAATTTACCCAACAAAACGTACCGGCTGAATTAAATAATGAGAAAGTATTAAAAGCATTATTTAGTGGCGAATTACGTCAAAGCGGTCAAAACTCAGATGCTTTAGATATTGGTGATGAACATAATCCGAAGACAATGTTCGTACGTGTAAGCGATTATCAAGCTGAGCGCGTAAAAACCTTAGACGAAGCAAAGGCGGATGTTGAAGTTGCAGTGAAACAGCAAAAAGCTGAGCAAGCGTTAATCGCTAAAGCGCAAGAAACAATTAAATCGTTGGAAAGCGGTCAAGCGGCAGATGTTCAGTTCGGTGCGGCGCAAACATTAGTTTATGCACAAGCGCAAGGACAACAACCGGTATTAGCACAAACCGTGTTTGCTATGACAAAACCGGCTGATAAAGCGACTTATAGTGTCGCTCGTGATGAGCAAGGCAATGTAGTGATTGTTGCTTTAGATAAAGTGATTGATGGAAGTTCTGAAGAATTTAAACCGCTTGCGGCGCAATTTAGCCAAGCAGATCAATTACTATTACGTAATGATTTGTTAAAAGATTTACGTGCGAAAGCTTCAATTGAAGTAAATGCAGATTTTATGGAACAACTAGGATCAGCATCACATTAATTTAAATTAGTTATTGTTATAAACGCCTAGAACATTGAGTTTTAGGCGTTTTTATTTTGTCACAGGATCGTATCCCCGATATAATGCTAATTTAGCTGTTATGTAAAAGTAGGTTTGTGTGGAAATAGTCATTAATCTTGCCATTTATCTTCAATTTTTTATCGGTTTATTTGCGATTGTGAACCCGTTTGGTTCATTACCGATTTTCTTTAGTATGACAAGCCATCAATACGAGGCGGAGCGTAATCATACAAGCCTAGTGACGGCAGTTTCTATCGGAGTCATTTTATTAGTCAGTTTATTTTTCGGAAAACTGATTTTAGATGCATTCAGTATCTCACTTGATTCTTTCCGTGTAGCGGGCGGTTTTCTGATTGTCAGCATTGCAATGACGATGATTAGCGGTAAATTAGGTGAGCATAAACAAAATAAAGAAGAGAAAAATGCCGATGTAAGCGAATACGAAAATATCGCCGTTGTACCGTTGGCTATGCCGATTATGGCGGGGCCGGGTGCTATCGGTTCTACGATTGTTTGGGGAACGCGTTATAATCATTGGGTTGATTATGTCGGTTTTAGTCTCGCAATCGGTGTATTTGCCGCAGTATGTTATGTTTTATTCCGTTTTTCGGCGCCTTTAGTGAAAAAACTGGGCAAAACAGGTTCTAATGTTGTGACCCGTATTATGGGGTTGATTTTGATGGCATTAGGTATTGAAATTATTGTGGCGGGTTTAAGTAATCTATTTCCGGGTTTAACATCTATTCATTAATAGGATTATACAGATGCTTTTTCTTAAACAAGCGGTCAAATTTTGGCGATTTTTTGCAATTTGCACAGTAGGTGTCAGCCTACTGTCTGCTTGCGATCAAAAAAGTCAGCAACCAAAGGTTGTGAAGACGACATCAACAGAATCCTCCATTAATAAAAACATATTAAAACGAGCGGTGTATGCGGAACGCTTACGTGTTGATCCTCACTTTATTCAAACTTCTGATGAAGCGGCGTTTATTCGAGATATTTTTGCCGGTTTGGTTGAGTTTAATGAGAAAGGTCAAATCGTGCCGGCACTCGCTAAAGATTGGTTTAGTGAAAATAATAAAGATTGGCTATTTATTCTCGATGACAGTGCTAAATGGTCAAATGGCGAAAGCGTAACGGCAGATGATTTTGTAGCTAGCTGGCAGCGTTTAGCTGCTCCTAAAAATGTTTCTCCTCTTGCACCTTACTTAGTCTATATGGGGATAGAAAATGCCAAAGAAATTGTTGAAGGGAAAAAGCCGGTTAGTGAATTAGGTGTAAAAGCGTTAAATTCGCATAGCTTACAGATTAAGCTCAGTAAACCAAATGCACAATTGGTGAAAATGTTAGGGCATTCCGCTTTACTACCAACCTTTAAAGGTGAGGCGCCGAAGCTTAATACTTTAGTAACGAGCAGTGCTTATCATATTTTTGAAAGTAGTGATAGATTTGCGAAATTACAAGCGGTTAAAAACGGCTTAGATTTTGCAACAGTAGAGCATTATGCTATCGGTGATTTACAAGCGATTAAGCAATTTGACGTAATTGAGAACCCATTACCAAGCCAGCAGCATAATATTTGGGAATTCCCTCGCTTATGTACTTATTACTATGAGTTTAATTTCGCCGATCCGCAATTGAAGAAAAAAGAAGTACGCCAAGCGTTGAAAGCAATTGTGCTTTCTGCACGAATTCCACATTTATACGGCGTGGCTAATTTTTCTGTATTACCAAGGAATATGCAGGCTTCTGTGACTCGTCAATGGGCGCCAGTAGTGGTTGAGCCATTATTAGCTCAGGCCGGAATTAACGTACAGAATCCGCTGAAATTAACCTTGCTGTATGATGATCACGGCAGACATAGTGTGATTGCCAATCAAATGATACGTACTTTAGGAGAGTCTGATCTATTACAGATTCAGCCGCAAGGGGTAAGCTGGGAGCAATTTTTGGCATTAAGAGAACAAAAAGCGTTCCAATTAAGCCGAGCGGGTTGGTGTGCCGAGTATGCGGATCCACTGCCGTTTTTATTACCTTTCCATTCACAAAGCTCGGATAATAAGAGTAATTATGCAAATGAAATGGTTGATAAACAATTAGAACAGCTGCAACATGAAAAATTATCGGAAGAGCAGCGCCAACAACTTATTCATAGCATTGTGCAACAATTAGAGCAGGATGTGGCGATTTTGCCTATGTTCCAATATCATCGCAAAGTTGCGTTAGACTCCACCATTTTAGGTATTGATCTACATAACGATAGCGAAGTAATTTATAGTAAACATTTATATCGAATGAAGCCCAAGGATTAATCGATGAATCAACTTAACGAACAGCAATTAAGTGAAATTAAATTTGTTTTACAAAATTTCACTCACCCTACATTGCAAAAAGACTTAATCGCACTGAATGCGTTTAAAAAAGCGGAATTAGGCGCAAGCATTTTGCGTTTGGAATTTACCATGCCGTTTGCTTGGAATAGCGGTTTTGAAGCATTGAAAGCGGAAACAGAAGCAAAACTCAAACAAGTTACCGGCGCAAATGAAGTAAAATGGATCTTAAATTATCAAATCGCCACCTTAAAACGCGCCAATAGCCATCCGGCAGTAAACGGCGTAAAAAATATTATTGCGGTAACATCAGGTAAAGGTGGGGTAGGTAAATCGACTACCTCGGTAAATCTTGCATTGGCATTAAAAGCGCAAGGTGCAAAAGTGGGTATTTTAGATGCGGATATTTACGGCCCGTCAATTCCACATATGTTAGGCGCTCAGGATCAGCGTCCTACTTCTCCGGACAACAAACACATTACCCCGATTGAAGTTTACGGTATTCAATCAAACTCAATTGGTTATTTAATGGCGGAAGATAATGCCACCATTTGGCGTGGACCAATGGCAAGTTCGGCATTAAGCCAATTATTAAATGAGACGTGGTGGACGGAACTAGATTACCTTGTGATTGATATGCCGCCGGGTACCGGTGATATTCAACTGACCCTTTCTCAACAAATTCCGGTAACCGGTGCGGTGGTGGTTACAACGCCACAGGATATTGCGTTGTTAGATGCAATTAAAGGCATTTCAATGTTCCAAAAAGTGTCGGTACCGGTATTAGGTGTCATTGAAAATATGAGCGTGCATATCTGCCAAAATTGCGGTCACCACGAAGATATTTTCGGCACTGGCGGTGCAGAGAAAGTAGCGAAAAAATATGGTACCAAAGTATTAGGACAAATGCCGTTACATATTCGTTTACGTCAAGATTTGGATGCCGGTACACCGACCGTCGTTGCGGCACCGGAACACGAAACTAGCCAAGCGTATATCGAATTAGCGGCAAAAGTTGCTTCGGAATTATACTGGCAAGGTTCGGTTATCCCGTCTGAAATTATGATTCGTGAAGTGAAATAAGCCCTGCTCAATAACAACCACATAAAATAAAACAAGCGGTAGGATTTGCAGAAAAATTCGGTATTATGTAGCAGTTGCACAAAGATTTAACCGATTGAAAACATTAACATCCCTATTGAAATTTTCACTCAATAGGGATTTTTATTATGACACAAAAGTTACTCAAACACGAGTTAGTCGAACGGTTGTTTCAACTGAAAGAAAAACAAGATTTATTAACGGTGCAAATGCAACTTTTAACGCAAGAGATTAGCGAGTTGGCAGATCCATTTATGCCGAAAACACCGAAAAGCCAGTCTGTGATTACTACTCGTTTAATCGCACA encodes the following:
- a CDS encoding SurA N-terminal domain-containing protein produces the protein MIEKMHERTNGPVFKIIFALVSLSFVITGIGTGLAGVDTSAAKVNGTAIEQQAFNAAKSRQQTMLNTQMGERFWDLLDTPEYAAQFNQSILNGLIDDELLRQYAQNLKLGISAEQIKSEIVNSPTFQQDGKFNNQLYQQALRNNGLSADGYAAIVNEGMLFSQIQEGIVGSHFSVPAEQELLAKLLLQKRQVRLANYSVAAEAQNQTASGEELQAYYDAHKNAFVEPEKLTVEYVTLTPENVAKNVQVTDEQIATYYEKNKADYVTQGETHIAHIQVANEAEAKALEQQLAGGADFAALAKAKSTDKLSAAQGGDLGWAKAGTFPKAFEDAANGLQVGAASQAINVDGAYHIIKVLARKNEQAIPLEQVKDNIAKTIRNELLLTEYSNLAREMANKAFENNGSLESVAQAGGVAIQKTAQFTQQNVPAELNNEKVLKALFSGELRQSGQNSDALDIGDEHNPKTMFVRVSDYQAERVKTLDEAKADVEVAVKQQKAEQALIAKAQETIKSLESGQAADVQFGAAQTLVYAQAQGQQPVLAQTVFAMTKPADKATYSVARDEQGNVVIVALDKVIDGSSEEFKPLAAQFSQADQLLLRNDLLKDLRAKASIEVNADFMEQLGSASH
- a CDS encoding peptide ABC transporter substrate-binding protein, encoding MLFLKQAVKFWRFFAICTVGVSLLSACDQKSQQPKVVKTTSTESSINKNILKRAVYAERLRVDPHFIQTSDEAAFIRDIFAGLVEFNEKGQIVPALAKDWFSENNKDWLFILDDSAKWSNGESVTADDFVASWQRLAAPKNVSPLAPYLVYMGIENAKEIVEGKKPVSELGVKALNSHSLQIKLSKPNAQLVKMLGHSALLPTFKGEAPKLNTLVTSSAYHIFESSDRFAKLQAVKNGLDFATVEHYAIGDLQAIKQFDVIENPLPSQQHNIWEFPRLCTYYYEFNFADPQLKKKEVRQALKAIVLSARIPHLYGVANFSVLPRNMQASVTRQWAPVVVEPLLAQAGINVQNPLKLTLLYDDHGRHSVIANQMIRTLGESDLLQIQPQGVSWEQFLALREQKAFQLSRAGWCAEYADPLPFLLPFHSQSSDNKSNYANEMVDKQLEQLQHEKLSEEQRQQLIHSIVQQLEQDVAILPMFQYHRKVALDSTILGIDLHNDSEVIYSKHLYRMKPKD
- the apbC gene encoding iron-sulfur cluster carrier protein ApbC, coding for MNQLNEQQLSEIKFVLQNFTHPTLQKDLIALNAFKKAELGASILRLEFTMPFAWNSGFEALKAETEAKLKQVTGANEVKWILNYQIATLKRANSHPAVNGVKNIIAVTSGKGGVGKSTTSVNLALALKAQGAKVGILDADIYGPSIPHMLGAQDQRPTSPDNKHITPIEVYGIQSNSIGYLMAEDNATIWRGPMASSALSQLLNETWWTELDYLVIDMPPGTGDIQLTLSQQIPVTGAVVVTTPQDIALLDAIKGISMFQKVSVPVLGVIENMSVHICQNCGHHEDIFGTGGAEKVAKKYGTKVLGQMPLHIRLRQDLDAGTPTVVAAPEHETSQAYIELAAKVASELYWQGSVIPSEIMIREVK
- a CDS encoding YchE family NAAT transporter; the protein is MEIVINLAIYLQFFIGLFAIVNPFGSLPIFFSMTSHQYEAERNHTSLVTAVSIGVILLVSLFFGKLILDAFSISLDSFRVAGGFLIVSIAMTMISGKLGEHKQNKEEKNADVSEYENIAVVPLAMPIMAGPGAIGSTIVWGTRYNHWVDYVGFSLAIGVFAAVCYVLFRFSAPLVKKLGKTGSNVVTRIMGLILMALGIEIIVAGLSNLFPGLTSIH